A stretch of Thermomicrobium roseum DSM 5159 DNA encodes these proteins:
- a CDS encoding ABC transporter permease: protein MAQYIARRLLMVIPTLIAISLITFIIMHATPGSPMQPSAPQANPLPPAAQEALAKKYGLDKPLWQQYLHYLRNIFTLDFGFSYQYQTREVREIMATTLPVSLHLGVMAMALAILIGIPLGVIAAINQNGPVDYLCSFIATLGVAVPNFILALFLIVLLVLLIPIIPRTGGWDSPIDWVLPTLALSLGPIGIIARYTRASMVEVLRQDFIRTAYAKGLSDRQVIVRHVLKNGLIPPITILGPMFAAIGTGSPFVEKIFRVPGMGRFFVDSLIARDYPMIMAVILIYGAFLAIMNIVVDILYGVVDPRIRLA from the coding sequence ATGGCGCAGTACATCGCTCGTCGCCTTCTGATGGTCATTCCGACGTTGATCGCGATTTCGCTCATCACGTTCATCATCATGCATGCGACACCAGGAAGCCCGATGCAGCCGAGTGCCCCCCAGGCGAACCCATTGCCACCAGCTGCCCAAGAAGCGCTGGCCAAGAAATATGGGCTCGACAAGCCGCTGTGGCAACAATACCTGCACTATCTGAGAAACATCTTCACGCTCGACTTCGGGTTCTCGTACCAGTACCAGACCCGCGAGGTCCGGGAGATCATGGCGACCACGCTTCCCGTCTCGCTCCATCTCGGTGTCATGGCGATGGCTCTCGCCATCTTGATCGGCATCCCGCTCGGCGTCATTGCAGCCATCAATCAGAACGGCCCGGTCGATTATCTCTGCAGTTTCATTGCGACGCTCGGCGTGGCTGTGCCCAATTTCATCTTGGCCCTCTTCCTCATTGTGCTGCTCGTCCTGCTCATCCCGATCATTCCGCGCACCGGCGGCTGGGATTCACCGATCGATTGGGTCCTGCCCACGCTCGCACTTTCGCTCGGCCCGATCGGGATCATCGCCCGTTATACCCGGGCCAGCATGGTCGAAGTCCTGCGGCAGGACTTCATCCGTACCGCCTACGCCAAGGGACTGAGCGATCGACAGGTCATCGTGCGACACGTGCTGAAAAACGGCTTGATTCCACCCATCACCATCCTGGGCCCGATGTTCGCTGCCATCGGCACCGGCTCACCGTTCGTCGAGAAGATCTTTCGCGTTCCCGGGATGGGACGCTTCTTTGTCGATAGCCTGATCGCTCGCGACTACCCGATGATCATGGCCGTGATTTTGATCTATGGAGCGTTCCTCGCCATCATGAATATTGTCGTCGATATCTTGTACGGTGTCGTCGATCCTCGTATCCGCCTGGCTTGA
- a CDS encoding NAD(P)/FAD-dependent oxidoreductase has protein sequence MDVISHSATHDVFDTTIIGGGPVGLFAAFYAGMRGLKTKIIDSLPELGGQLIAVYPEKYIYDVAGFPKVLAKDYVRGAVEQGLSTGAVPCLEETAQSLTWLPDHGYYRLTTDKGEHYTRTVIICAGIGSFEPKRLDAPGIRTFEGRGVTYLVRSLESFRDQDVVIVGGGDSAVDWALAVAPLARSTTLVHRSKFRAHERSVQQLHQAPVTLYYPFWEVKEVRGNTWLEHVVIHQTRTGEERTLPAQTLIVAIGFAADLGPLTAWGLTIERNSIVVDPRTMSTGLPGVFAAGDVATYPGKFKLIATGVAEAITAVNHAVVFLDPAARLDAGHSTAVMDKRERAATPH, from the coding sequence ATGGATGTCATATCTCACAGCGCTACGCACGACGTCTTCGACACGACGATCATCGGCGGGGGGCCGGTCGGGTTGTTTGCCGCCTTCTACGCCGGCATGCGCGGCCTCAAAACCAAGATCATCGACTCCCTCCCCGAACTGGGCGGCCAGCTCATCGCCGTCTACCCCGAAAAGTACATCTACGACGTCGCCGGCTTCCCCAAGGTCCTGGCCAAAGACTACGTCCGCGGCGCCGTCGAACAGGGCCTCTCCACCGGCGCCGTCCCCTGCCTGGAGGAAACCGCCCAGTCCCTCACCTGGCTCCCCGACCACGGCTACTACCGCCTCACCACCGACAAGGGTGAGCATTACACCCGCACCGTCATCATCTGCGCCGGTATCGGCTCCTTCGAGCCCAAACGCCTCGACGCCCCCGGCATCCGCACCTTCGAGGGCCGCGGCGTCACCTACCTCGTCCGCTCCCTCGAGTCGTTCCGCGACCAGGACGTGGTCATCGTCGGCGGCGGCGATTCCGCCGTCGATTGGGCCCTGGCCGTCGCCCCCCTCGCCCGCTCCACCACCCTCGTCCACCGCTCCAAGTTCCGCGCCCACGAGCGCTCCGTCCAGCAGCTTCATCAGGCCCCCGTCACCCTCTACTACCCCTTCTGGGAAGTCAAGGAGGTCCGCGGCAACACCTGGCTCGAGCACGTGGTGATCCATCAGACCCGCACCGGCGAGGAACGGACCCTCCCCGCCCAGACCCTCATCGTCGCCATCGGCTTCGCCGCCGACCTCGGCCCCCTCACCGCCTGGGGCCTTACCATCGAGCGCAACAGCATCGTCGTCGATCCCCGCACCATGAGCACCGGCCTCCCCGGCGTCTTCGCCGCTGGTGACGTCGCCACCTACCCCGGCAAGTTCAAGCTGATCGCCACCGGCGTCGCCGAAGCCATCACCGCCGTCAACCACGCCGTCGTCTTCCTCGACCCCGCCGCCCGCCTCGATGCCGGCCATTCCACCGCCGTCATGGACAAGCGCGAGCGCGCCGCGACCCCGCACTGA
- a CDS encoding VOC family protein, whose amino-acid sequence MALWLTHVGVRVPNLQDSIEFHTSVLGLTVLSRESDRAYLSCGYDRSVDLCLVTGGTGLDHVAFGVTDERELDTLASRLLDHGAELVPSASPEPGVNKATRLRLPSGHLLEFVIIEPDPEQRFTYPHPAAPPMTHRSVVLLIDLDHVTLRHTDVSGLALFLQNSLGFHIPDARLMPDGQWRAAWLHVTSQHHDLAIIRGDAGETLDHVAFRVSGIETMKYLADRLASFGMTIEVGPGRHSIGGNLFTYFWTPDGNRYELSAEMAMVSNTASPTRFWGDDPGLFSPWGIRPPESFRKGS is encoded by the coding sequence ATGGCCCTGTGGTTGACCCATGTCGGCGTTCGCGTGCCGAATCTGCAGGACTCCATCGAGTTTCACACGTCCGTGCTGGGTCTCACGGTACTGTCGCGAGAAAGCGACAGAGCATATCTCAGCTGCGGATACGATCGCTCTGTTGACCTTTGTCTCGTTACCGGCGGCACGGGTCTCGATCATGTCGCTTTTGGCGTCACCGACGAACGCGAACTGGACACCCTCGCTTCTCGACTCCTCGACCACGGAGCCGAACTCGTTCCATCTGCCTCTCCAGAGCCTGGGGTGAACAAGGCGACGCGACTCCGCCTCCCCTCAGGCCATCTCCTCGAGTTCGTCATCATAGAACCCGATCCAGAACAACGATTCACCTATCCGCACCCTGCAGCACCACCCATGACCCATCGTTCGGTAGTTCTCTTGATCGATTTGGATCATGTAACACTCCGGCACACGGATGTATCAGGCTTGGCGCTCTTTCTCCAGAATAGCCTCGGTTTTCACATCCCTGATGCACGCTTGATGCCAGATGGGCAGTGGCGCGCCGCGTGGCTTCATGTGACATCCCAGCACCACGATCTCGCCATCATTCGGGGAGACGCTGGTGAAACACTCGACCATGTTGCCTTCCGCGTCAGCGGAATCGAGACCATGAAGTATCTGGCTGATCGCCTAGCTTCCTTCGGCATGACGATCGAAGTTGGACCAGGTCGTCACAGCATCGGCGGGAACCTCTTTACCTACTTTTGGACTCCAGACGGTAACCGTTATGAGCTTTCTGCAGAAATGGCGATGGTTTCGAACACTGCCTCACCCACTCGTTTTTGGGGCGATGATCCCGGGCTCTTTTCCCCTTGGGGCATCCGTCCTCCTGAGTCGTTCCGGAAAGGATCATGA
- a CDS encoding thiamine pyrophosphate-binding protein, whose amino-acid sequence MAKVYELLSRQLIGLGSDTIFGLVGSGNFFLAESLVTHGAKFVAARHEAGALAMADAWARLTQKVGICTVHMGPGFTNIITPLVEAAKARTPLLVLTADVSTGAVTSTFAIDIDALATASGAIPERLWKNSTATQDLVRAYRRARYERRPVVFVMPQDIQAAESTAAVIAPEDNAYFSVIPDRSILEKIVSLVRDSRHPLILAGRGSVLAGARAGLEKLAEAIGALLATTANAHGLFAGNPWSIGIAGGFSSPGAVELFRQADLILAFGASLTVWTRRHGRLFPESCPIVQIDLDPAALHRQYPVTLACVGDARATAEALLELLPDKPVGQWRTPSTLQFIQEHSWINTPFEDASTENTIDPRTLSLFLEQNLPPDRILVLDSGHFMAYPVMYLSVPDEKGFVFTQALQSIGFGLPNAIGAAIAYPDRLTIAATGDGGLLLSLSELETVARYRLPILIVVYNDAAYGAEVHHFAPMGWPTSTVQFPDTNIAELARALGMHAFTVRTQRDLESLREALSDRSCYPMLLDAKVNPAVRGGEWFDLAFEGH is encoded by the coding sequence GTGGCTAAGGTCTACGAGCTCCTTTCGCGCCAGCTCATCGGCCTCGGTTCCGATACGATCTTTGGCCTCGTAGGGAGTGGCAACTTCTTCCTGGCCGAGAGTCTCGTCACCCATGGTGCGAAGTTCGTGGCTGCGCGACATGAGGCCGGAGCCTTAGCGATGGCCGATGCCTGGGCTCGTCTGACACAAAAGGTCGGAATCTGCACTGTTCACATGGGTCCAGGTTTCACGAACATCATTACACCACTCGTCGAAGCTGCAAAAGCACGGACACCGCTCCTCGTCCTGACCGCCGATGTGTCGACAGGGGCCGTTACGTCCACGTTCGCCATCGATATCGATGCCTTGGCCACCGCCAGTGGAGCCATCCCTGAACGGTTGTGGAAGAACTCCACAGCAACCCAAGACCTTGTCCGTGCCTATCGCCGCGCTCGATACGAGCGTCGGCCAGTCGTCTTCGTCATGCCACAAGACATCCAAGCAGCGGAGTCCACGGCAGCTGTCATAGCTCCAGAGGACAATGCCTACTTTTCTGTGATCCCTGACCGAAGCATACTCGAGAAGATCGTCTCCCTCGTTCGGGACTCGCGTCACCCTCTCATTTTGGCAGGCCGCGGCTCAGTTCTCGCGGGAGCGAGGGCAGGTCTCGAGAAACTCGCCGAAGCCATTGGAGCTCTTCTCGCCACGACAGCGAATGCCCACGGACTGTTCGCTGGGAACCCCTGGTCGATCGGTATCGCTGGCGGATTCTCGTCTCCCGGAGCAGTCGAACTCTTCCGACAGGCCGATCTGATTTTGGCCTTCGGCGCCTCCCTCACCGTTTGGACCCGCCGCCACGGTCGTCTCTTTCCAGAGTCGTGCCCGATCGTGCAGATCGACCTCGACCCCGCCGCGCTGCACCGCCAATACCCGGTCACGCTCGCTTGCGTCGGCGACGCCCGTGCCACGGCAGAAGCACTACTCGAGCTCTTGCCCGACAAGCCAGTAGGGCAATGGCGAACACCGTCGACGCTCCAGTTCATTCAGGAACACTCCTGGATTAACACACCGTTCGAGGATGCCAGCACGGAGAACACGATCGACCCGAGAACGCTTTCACTGTTCCTGGAACAGAACCTTCCACCGGATCGTATCCTCGTCCTCGACTCTGGTCACTTCATGGCATACCCGGTGATGTATCTGAGTGTCCCAGATGAAAAAGGTTTTGTTTTCACGCAAGCATTACAGTCGATCGGCTTCGGTTTGCCGAATGCGATCGGAGCAGCCATCGCCTATCCAGATCGTCTCACCATCGCAGCGACTGGTGACGGAGGACTGCTGCTCTCGTTGAGCGAACTCGAGACAGTCGCACGCTATCGGCTCCCCATCCTCATCGTGGTTTACAACGATGCCGCCTATGGGGCCGAGGTTCATCACTTCGCTCCGATGGGTTGGCCAACTTCCACCGTGCAATTCCCTGACACGAACATCGCCGAGCTCGCTCGCGCCCTGGGTATGCACGCCTTTACCGTCCGCACACAGCGCGACCTGGAATCGCTCCGGGAGGCGCTCTCCGATCGCTCCTGCTATCCCATGCTGCTGGATGCCAAGGTCAACCCAGCGGTACGCGGCGGAGAATGGTTCGATCTGGCTTTCGAGGGTCACTAA
- a CDS encoding ABC transporter ATP-binding protein produces the protein MNTGAPAAPKSQALVIRRLTKRYVVSVLDNFDLTVDDGEFVCLLGPNGCGKTTLLRILAGIETPDSGDVLVHGSPLHERNRLTHRIGYVFQEPRLLPWKSVRDNVMLAIKNVCRVDSSRSRSLAQDFLRLVGLSGFEDYFPNRLSGGMQQRASIARALAVQPELLLMDEPFSALDPENRRILQDELLRIWRETGVTVLFVTHSVDEAFRLASRVLVLSARPTRILLEIRPDRETDVHTTKQRVLEIFAEQVRLQQGLTTPAQAVTI, from the coding sequence ATGAACACCGGAGCCCCTGCTGCGCCCAAGAGTCAAGCGCTCGTCATACGACGGCTCACGAAGCGATATGTCGTCAGTGTCTTGGACAATTTCGATCTGACAGTCGATGATGGAGAGTTCGTGTGTCTGCTCGGTCCCAATGGTTGTGGGAAAACGACGCTCCTGCGTATTCTGGCCGGCATCGAGACCCCTGATAGTGGCGACGTCCTGGTGCACGGGTCTCCGCTCCATGAGCGCAATCGCCTCACCCATCGCATCGGGTACGTCTTTCAGGAGCCGAGGCTCTTACCATGGAAATCGGTGCGCGACAACGTGATGCTGGCCATCAAGAACGTCTGTCGTGTCGACTCCTCGCGTTCCCGTTCGCTCGCCCAGGATTTTCTGCGACTCGTCGGGCTGTCTGGCTTCGAGGATTACTTCCCGAATCGTCTCTCCGGTGGCATGCAGCAGCGAGCATCGATCGCACGAGCGCTCGCGGTACAGCCCGAACTCTTGCTCATGGATGAACCTTTCAGTGCTCTCGACCCAGAAAATCGCCGGATCCTACAAGATGAGCTGCTCCGCATTTGGCGGGAGACCGGAGTCACTGTTCTCTTCGTCACCCATAGCGTCGATGAGGCGTTCCGGCTCGCCTCGCGTGTGCTGGTGCTCAGCGCACGGCCGACAAGGATTCTTCTCGAAATTCGACCGGACCGAGAAACCGACGTGCACACGACGAAACAGCGTGTCTTGGAAATCTTCGCCGAGCAGGTTCGACTCCAACAGGGTCTGACGACGCCAGCCCAAGCTGTCACGATATAG
- a CDS encoding class I adenylate-forming enzyme family protein codes for MNPTLLSSIVDHAAESDPARPFLQWHQAVWTAQDAQLGVLRLTHFLHALGVGPGDRIAVLSQNRPEVLLLLFAAARIGAILVPINTRYSAFEIATVLDDAQPSLLFCDTTTLSLASSARSNCVPQLISLDEPTLQSQLRQGPIHSIQAAMASPRPTDPVLMLYTSGTTGSLRGALLSHSNLLTNVHQILTTLQPVPGTSALLVTPLFHAAIVPAALTPLASGLTLIIHERYDPERALHALQHYPVSWTVLVPTMIQACIDALGTRTLPESHHQRTIYYGAAPAPRSLIIEARERLKAELAQSYGLTEATQCVTILTPQDHRRAITSSPELLLSCGKPVAHTAVRILVNSTLEDTPHRVGEVVVFGPQVMIGYWQRPTETANVFFEGWLRTGDVGYLDADGYLYITDRLKDLVISGGENVYTPRVEDVIRSHPAVREVAVIGLPHPKWGETVHAVIALNPSYQPSEQLAGDIVRHCRQFLGGFEIPRSIEFTDQLPKTATGKILKRNLRSRQITDIHFALDLRDSIGTARLHSREGGTE; via the coding sequence ATGAACCCGACTCTCCTCTCCTCGATAGTCGATCATGCGGCCGAAAGCGATCCCGCGCGGCCCTTCCTCCAGTGGCACCAGGCTGTCTGGACGGCGCAAGACGCCCAGTTGGGCGTCTTGCGCCTCACTCACTTCCTGCACGCCTTAGGAGTTGGTCCCGGAGATCGCATCGCCGTGCTCAGCCAGAATCGTCCTGAGGTGCTCTTGCTGCTTTTTGCTGCGGCTCGGATCGGAGCGATTCTCGTTCCCATCAATACCCGTTACTCCGCTTTCGAGATCGCGACGGTACTCGATGACGCACAACCGTCTCTCCTCTTCTGCGATACCACGACACTCTCCCTCGCCTCGTCGGCTCGTAGCAACTGCGTCCCACAACTCATCTCCCTGGACGAGCCGACCCTTCAAAGCCAACTGCGTCAGGGGCCGATCCACTCCATCCAGGCGGCAATGGCATCACCGCGTCCGACCGATCCGGTCCTCATGCTTTACACCAGCGGGACCACCGGCTCTCTTCGGGGAGCCCTTCTTTCGCACTCCAACCTGCTGACCAACGTGCACCAGATTCTGACGACACTCCAGCCTGTACCGGGCACGTCAGCACTCCTCGTTACCCCTCTCTTCCATGCTGCCATCGTCCCCGCGGCTCTCACCCCATTGGCCAGTGGGCTTACCCTGATCATCCATGAGCGCTACGATCCCGAGCGAGCGCTGCACGCGCTGCAGCACTACCCCGTGTCATGGACTGTCCTCGTGCCAACGATGATCCAGGCGTGCATCGATGCACTCGGTACCCGAACCCTTCCAGAATCGCACCACCAACGCACGATTTACTACGGAGCTGCTCCAGCGCCACGCTCGCTCATCATCGAAGCCAGGGAGCGCCTCAAAGCGGAACTCGCTCAATCGTACGGGTTGACGGAAGCCACCCAGTGTGTCACGATCCTGACCCCCCAGGATCACCGTCGCGCCATTACGAGTTCACCGGAACTCTTGCTTTCCTGCGGGAAACCAGTCGCGCACACCGCCGTGCGCATACTCGTGAACAGCACGCTCGAGGACACACCCCATCGAGTCGGTGAGGTCGTCGTCTTCGGCCCACAGGTCATGATAGGCTACTGGCAGCGCCCGACGGAGACAGCCAACGTCTTCTTCGAGGGCTGGTTGCGAACCGGCGACGTTGGTTATTTGGACGCCGACGGATATCTCTACATCACTGACCGCCTGAAGGATCTTGTCATTTCTGGCGGCGAGAACGTGTACACCCCTCGAGTAGAGGATGTCATTCGCTCTCATCCAGCAGTCCGCGAGGTAGCCGTCATTGGCCTGCCACATCCCAAGTGGGGGGAAACGGTTCATGCCGTCATTGCGCTGAACCCAAGTTATCAACCATCCGAACAACTCGCCGGCGATATTGTTCGACATTGTCGCCAATTTCTGGGCGGCTTCGAGATTCCGCGCTCGATCGAGTTCACTGATCAACTTCCGAAAACAGCCACGGGCAAAATTCTCAAGCGCAATCTCCGTAGCCGGCAGATCACCGACATCCATTTTGCGCTCGATCTTCGTGACTCGATCGGCACTGCTCGTCTCCACTCTCGGGAAGGGGGAACAGAATGA
- a CDS encoding ABC transporter substrate-binding protein, giving the protein MNRRTFVRTALLGTVSSYLLAACGGGGNPTPTPQAAAPAPSPTPMPMATPTPAPAPTATPTVAPTPTPAPPPTLRFAYLRLGWAGCEAIDELKLLKERGWNIEWSRIDQISALANAYAAGQAEIIDMSAIIAAQMHEKGVEFKIFSAAVGTLGAILVRADLNDISSVPDLRGRKVAGVPGGTTTQDINAMVRKLYNMDLFTDTQFVQASAPPDVANLIINKNVDAVLIWEPTTSRLTESGVAKILVTQQELWKQVSGSPNPQVHVVYLARPDLLEKYPKLAKDIIEAQQTVADMWKKQDEKVIQAFATVTQLPPDIVKVALSRTTPLAGLGKDLQETLLAQWRFNRESGVLLQSDIWLDPEKARKLFWTE; this is encoded by the coding sequence ATGAATCGCCGTACATTCGTCCGCACGGCTCTTCTGGGCACAGTGTCGTCATACCTTCTCGCTGCTTGTGGTGGCGGTGGCAACCCCACACCCACGCCCCAAGCAGCAGCGCCTGCCCCCTCGCCGACACCGATGCCGATGGCCACTCCGACGCCAGCGCCCGCTCCCACCGCGACACCGACGGTCGCGCCCACTCCGACACCCGCTCCGCCACCGACCCTCCGCTTCGCCTACCTCCGACTCGGCTGGGCAGGCTGCGAAGCGATCGACGAACTCAAACTTCTCAAGGAACGCGGCTGGAATATCGAGTGGTCACGCATCGACCAGATCAGTGCACTGGCCAACGCCTATGCTGCTGGCCAAGCGGAGATCATCGACATGTCCGCCATCATCGCAGCCCAAATGCACGAAAAAGGTGTCGAGTTCAAGATCTTCAGCGCTGCAGTCGGAACGCTCGGTGCCATTCTCGTGCGCGCCGACCTCAACGACATCAGCAGTGTTCCAGACCTCCGTGGGCGAAAGGTCGCGGGTGTCCCCGGCGGCACGACAACGCAAGACATCAATGCAATGGTCCGTAAACTGTACAATATGGATCTCTTTACCGACACACAATTCGTTCAGGCTTCTGCACCGCCCGACGTCGCCAATCTGATCATCAACAAGAATGTCGATGCCGTGCTCATCTGGGAGCCCACGACTTCACGGCTCACCGAGAGTGGAGTCGCCAAGATCCTCGTCACCCAACAAGAGCTGTGGAAGCAGGTATCCGGATCGCCGAATCCGCAAGTTCATGTCGTCTACCTTGCCCGGCCCGATCTTCTGGAGAAGTACCCGAAACTCGCCAAGGACATCATCGAAGCGCAGCAGACCGTCGCTGACATGTGGAAGAAGCAAGACGAAAAGGTCATCCAGGCTTTCGCCACGGTAACCCAGTTACCGCCCGATATCGTGAAGGTCGCGTTGTCGCGAACGACTCCTCTCGCTGGACTCGGCAAGGATCTTCAGGAAACACTGCTCGCACAGTGGCGCTTCAATCGTGAATCAGGCGTGCTTCTGCAGTCTGACATATGGCTCGATCCAGAGAAAGCACGCAAGCTCTTCTGGACAGAGTGA
- a CDS encoding ABC transporter permease, which translates to MVIGSSTRRLVGKQAESSLTGFGLLRRFAPTILVLLLFVVLWLVVASRTSPYVLPSPVSVFRQLVTLFVDGTVWTHVGATLYRVTAGFLLGTVLALLLGLVASSSPVLRLVLRDLSSILNATSVFVWIVLALIWFGLTDRAPIFTTLMITIPVLMSNVFEAIDSLDRRLLEMASVYRFTALDRFVHITFPSVIPYLFAGMRVAFALGLRVSVVAEIFGVSTGVGYMMNFARDTLRTDAVFAWALILITMMLLVDNIIFSPLLRWLTRWR; encoded by the coding sequence ATGGTGATCGGGTCATCCACTCGCCGTCTCGTCGGGAAGCAAGCAGAGTCCAGTCTTACGGGGTTCGGCCTCCTGCGGCGCTTTGCACCGACTATCCTGGTTCTTCTTCTGTTTGTTGTTTTATGGCTAGTCGTGGCGAGTCGAACCAGTCCCTACGTCCTACCGAGCCCTGTCTCGGTCTTTCGCCAGCTTGTCACGCTTTTCGTCGATGGCACTGTCTGGACACACGTCGGTGCTACCCTGTACCGCGTCACCGCAGGATTCCTCTTGGGCACTGTTCTCGCTCTTCTGCTCGGGCTCGTAGCCAGCTCCAGCCCGGTCCTTCGACTCGTTCTTCGCGACCTTTCGTCCATTCTCAACGCAACATCGGTCTTCGTCTGGATCGTCCTCGCACTGATCTGGTTCGGGCTCACCGACCGTGCTCCCATTTTCACGACGCTCATGATCACTATCCCCGTCCTCATGAGTAACGTCTTCGAGGCCATCGATAGCCTCGATCGTCGGCTGTTGGAAATGGCGTCCGTTTACCGCTTCACGGCACTCGATCGGTTCGTGCACATCACTTTTCCATCGGTGATTCCGTATCTCTTCGCTGGTATGCGCGTTGCCTTTGCACTCGGCTTGCGCGTTTCAGTCGTGGCAGAGATCTTCGGCGTTTCCACCGGAGTCGGATACATGATGAACTTCGCTCGCGACACGCTCCGTACCGATGCGGTATTCGCCTGGGCGCTCATCCTCATCACCATGATGCTCCTCGTCGACAACATCATCTTCTCTCCCCTTTTGCGGTGGCTGACCCGATGGCGATGA
- a CDS encoding enoyl-CoA hydratase/isomerase family protein — translation MSDLLVTLQTLDDTAIVTLNRPEKLNALNLELVSALRDTLLAVANDARLRLVIIRGAGRSFCSGLDLDMMAAEGMPPEFYPVQEEAFRLIETMNKLVVAAIHGYCLGGGVQLAIACDLRIASDDTVLALPAINEGLFPGMAPYRLPRLIGLGLARRYIYTGDPIPLDLAHQIGLIDWIIPARSFEDELEKLLQKLRAVPFTAAIHGKQLMANAFDQSFSAAYHDSLWRLEQCLSSDDVARARALWMERKQSRTAQRP, via the coding sequence ATGAGTGATCTGCTGGTCACGCTCCAGACTTTGGACGACACAGCGATCGTCACGCTCAATCGTCCAGAAAAGCTCAACGCTCTCAATCTCGAACTCGTCAGTGCGCTCCGGGACACGCTGCTTGCGGTGGCCAACGATGCTCGTCTCCGTCTCGTCATCATCCGCGGAGCAGGACGGAGCTTCTGCTCTGGTTTGGATCTCGACATGATGGCAGCCGAAGGAATGCCGCCCGAATTTTATCCTGTTCAGGAAGAAGCTTTCCGACTTATCGAAACGATGAACAAACTCGTTGTCGCGGCGATCCACGGATATTGCTTGGGAGGAGGAGTCCAACTTGCCATCGCCTGTGATTTGCGTATCGCCAGTGACGACACGGTGCTCGCACTCCCGGCGATCAACGAAGGACTCTTCCCCGGCATGGCACCCTACCGCCTCCCGCGATTGATCGGGCTGGGGCTCGCACGTCGGTACATCTATACGGGGGATCCTATTCCGCTCGACCTCGCGCACCAGATCGGCCTCATCGACTGGATCATCCCCGCTCGATCCTTCGAGGATGAACTCGAAAAGCTCCTTCAAAAGCTCCGCGCTGTACCGTTCACCGCAGCCATCCATGGGAAACAACTGATGGCGAACGCTTTCGATCAATCGTTCAGCGCGGCGTATCACGACTCTCTTTGGCGTCTCGAACAGTGCCTCAGTTCGGACGACGTCGCCCGTGCTCGTGCCTTGTGGATGGAACGGAAGCAAAGCCGAACCGCCCAACGCCCATAG
- a CDS encoding enoyl-CoA hydratase/isomerase family protein, protein MNNHFPYQKIRIQQENNVTVLTLADPDTHNALSNELLGELCDALSRVSSTVLLLNAEGDHFSIGRPPQSYSAAPETWMKGYYLVMRANELLMGFPGVTIAAVQGHARGAGCSLAGRCDLVLAAETATFSFPELRAGVPPVIVASYYSRKLPWHAFLRLALTGQEVSAAEACRLALVTEVVPDHELFQRARELADDLAKIDAGALATLKHFLLSSESASTPQANRLAYAALLETLASRV, encoded by the coding sequence ATGAATAATCATTTTCCCTATCAGAAGATCCGAATTCAGCAAGAGAATAATGTCACCGTGCTCACGCTTGCAGATCCCGACACCCATAATGCTCTTTCCAATGAGTTGCTCGGGGAATTGTGCGACGCCCTTTCGCGCGTGAGCAGCACAGTCCTCCTCCTGAACGCAGAGGGGGATCATTTCTCGATCGGTCGACCGCCCCAATCGTACAGCGCAGCCCCTGAGACCTGGATGAAGGGGTACTACCTCGTGATGCGCGCCAATGAACTTTTGATGGGGTTTCCGGGTGTGACGATCGCAGCAGTTCAAGGGCACGCAAGGGGTGCCGGCTGCAGCCTCGCCGGACGCTGTGATCTGGTCCTCGCTGCCGAGACCGCAACGTTCTCCTTCCCGGAGCTGCGCGCAGGAGTGCCGCCGGTCATCGTCGCATCCTATTACTCCCGCAAGTTACCGTGGCACGCCTTTCTCCGGCTCGCTCTGACTGGGCAGGAAGTGAGCGCAGCGGAGGCTTGTCGGCTCGCTCTGGTTACCGAAGTGGTACCCGACCACGAACTCTTCCAGCGCGCCCGAGAACTAGCTGATGATCTCGCCAAGATCGATGCTGGCGCTCTGGCCACCTTGAAGCATTTCCTGCTCTCGAGTGAAAGTGCGAGCACACCCCAGGCGAACCGCCTCGCCTATGCCGCTTTGCTGGAAACCCTTGCCTCCCGAGTGTAG